From Ignavibacteria bacterium:
CGCCTGTCATTGCAACGTCGTTTCTTGCCGGTTTAGTGCTGAAGGCAGAATAAAGCGCCATGGTCATTGTAATGCCTGCCGATGGGCCGTCCTTTGGAATCGCGCCTTCGGGCAGGTGGATATGGACCTCCTTACCCTTCTGGAAGTTGGCCGGAAGCCCAAGCGCCTTTGCATTGCTCCTTATGAAGCTTAAGGCTGCCATTGCTGACTCTTTCATCACGTCGCCCAGCTGTCCTGTCAGTGTAAGCTTTTCAGGGCCGTTCATTATAGTGGCGTCAACACTCAGGATTTCGCCGCCTACGCTGGTCCATGCAAGGCCTGTAACGCTTCCAATTCTAGGCTCCAGGTTTGCCTTCTGGCGCCTGAACTTTTCGACACCCAGGAATTCCACGACCTTCCCGGGAGTTACCAGCTGCCTGTCTATAGTCTCCTTCTGCTTTCCGCCGTTTGTAGATCTTTTAAGCACTATCTCCCTTGCTGTCTTCCTGCAGATATTAGCCAGCTCACGTTCCAGGTTTCTGACGCCGGCCTCACGTGTATAGTCTGTAATTACCTTTGTTACAGCCGCATCCTCAAATGTAACGACACCGTCTTTAAGGCCGTGCATTGAAAGCTGCTTCGGGATTATGTGGCGCCTTGCTATCTGGAGCTTTTCATGTTCAAGGTAGCCCGGCAGTTCAATAATTTCCATTCTGTCCTGAAGCGGAAGCGGTATGTTATATTTTACGTTTGCCGTTGTAATAAACATCACCTGTGAAAGATCATAATCCAGGTCCAGGTAATGGTCGTTAAAAGTATGGTTCTGCTCGGGGTCCAGCACTTCCAGCATTGCTGAGGAAGGATCGCCCCTGAAGTCCATGCTCATCTTGTCAATTTCATCAAGAAGAATTACAGGGTTAATGGTGCCAGCCTTCTTCATGGACTGTATGATTTTTCCGGGCATGGAGCCTATATAAGTTCTTCTGTGGCCGCGGATCTCGGCTTCATCTCTTACGCCGCCAAGGCTGATTCTTACGAACGATCTTCCGATCGCCCTTGCAATCGACTTTCCAAGCGAGGTCTTGCCAACTCCCGGAGGTCCCACAAAGCAGAGTATCTGGCCGCGCATCTGCTGCACCAGGTTCAGAACCGCAATATGCTCAACAATTCTTTCCTTCGGTTTGTCAAGTCCGTAATGGTCCTCATCCAGGATCTGGCGGACGTAGTTAATATCGAGGTTATCCTTTGTCTTTTTATTCCATGGTACATCAATGAGCCATTCCAGGTAGTTGCGGATAACGGTTGATTCAGGTGACATGGGAGGAGTTTTCTTCAGCTTATTCAGCTCTTCATTAGCCTTCTCCTCGGCGTACTTGGGCATTTTAGCCTTTTTCACCTTATTCCTTAGGCGTACAAATTCAGGCGTAGCCTCATCTTCCTCACCCAGCTCATCCTGCAGTATTCTTATCTGCTCCTGAATGATGAACTTGCGCTGTGTTTTGGCTATA
This genomic window contains:
- the lon gene encoding endopeptidase La, translating into MSLKDKVKGKEESDNSILSEVPKVLPVLPLRDNVIFPYMIFPVLVGREQSIKAANYALENSKFIFLSAQKKANIEEPKEEDIFLEGTVAKIIQILKLPNGLMKILVDGLIQARILHFTENKEFFEAEIEIIVPKEENPIEMNALIRQMTHLFKEYVKINRTIPTEAISAYENIEEPDRKLFYVAANLTQNIEVKQKILQNFTIKEQLYEVIKILNSEIDILKVEKEIENKVQENIAKTQRKFIIQEQIRILQDELGEEDEATPEFVRLRNKVKKAKMPKYAEEKANEELNKLKKTPPMSPESTVIRNYLEWLIDVPWNKKTKDNLDINYVRQILDEDHYGLDKPKERIVEHIAVLNLVQQMRGQILCFVGPPGVGKTSLGKSIARAIGRSFVRISLGGVRDEAEIRGHRRTYIGSMPGKIIQSMKKAGTINPVILLDEIDKMSMDFRGDPSSAMLEVLDPEQNHTFNDHYLDLDYDLSQVMFITTANVKYNIPLPLQDRMEIIELPGYLEHEKLQIARRHIIPKQLSMHGLKDGVVTFEDAAVTKVITDYTREAGVRNLERELANICRKTAREIVLKRSTNGGKQKETIDRQLVTPGKVVEFLGVEKFRRQKANLEPRIGSVTGLAWTSVGGEILSVDATIMNGPEKLTLTGQLGDVMKESAMAALSFIRSNAKALGLPANFQKGKEVHIHLPEGAIPKDGPSAGITMTMALYSAFSTKPARNDVAMTGEITLRGNVLPIGGLNEKLLAAQRSGMKTVLIPKDNEKDLLEIQPEVKEGLTIVSIGKIFEAIPYVFGKDKTSAKTGAKAKPARAKAAMAKKGAAKQTVKSAQANKTKRKK